From the Erythrolamprus reginae isolate rEryReg1 chromosome Z, rEryReg1.hap1, whole genome shotgun sequence genome, one window contains:
- the LOC139153187 gene encoding vomeronasal type-2 receptor 26-like, with product MTYRSTLDLLFKSQEFVLNYKCGSQKNLMAIIGGLAPDTSSFMAESVHVYKIPQLTYGSFVQEDLPITELFPLYYMVPKEEHQYTGLVQLLLHFGWMWIGVFAFENKEEHVLKKLQPLLSMNGVCLAFTQKIPQYLNMEDLPELFKSISIIYNKLMDQEVNVFLVHGESITIVWLRTLMFLRDPENKESALFRKVWILMNPIDFILMGFQRSWNLQMFHGALSFTVHSRDIQGFKEFIQVIKPSTHKDGFLQEVWQQMFDCSFSKKELYLSTINETCTGEEKLENLPGPLFEFHMSGQSYSIYNAVYAVANSLHQAVRSKSQPREIQRIEFPNVLPWQLHSFLQGISFNNSAEERVFLNQKGEATGGFDITNMITFPNRSFQRVRVGKLVPHIPNVNKFTIDEELIVWHPAFNQVLPISLCNDHCSPGYWKKGLEGKQFCCYNCVPCPEGKISNENDMDDCFQCSEDHYPNKGKKGCILKLLVFLSFEETLGIGLASAALGFFFLTSWVLGTFIKHKDTPIVRANNRSLTYTLLFSLQLCFLSSLLFLGQPGNVTCLLQQPTFGNTFPVAISSVLAKTITVVVAFMATKPGSQMRKWVGKRLAFSIVLSLSLLQVCICILWMATFSPFPEFHMHSEIQEMILKCNEGSAFFFYCVLGYMGVLAIASFIVAFLARKLPDSFNEAKFITFSMLAFCCVWSSSFPAYLSTKGKARVAVEVFSILSSSAALLGCIFLPKCYIIVFRSELNHREQLIKRMQYFMGSF from the exons ATGACCTATCGCAGCACTTTGGACCTGCTTTTCAAATCCCAAGAATTTGTCCTAAACTACAAGTGTGGTAGCCAGAAGAACCTCATGGCCATCATTGGGGGACTAGCTCCTGATACATCATCCTTTATGGCAGAAAGTGTACATGTCTACAAAATTCCACAG ttgacTTACGGTTCCTTTGTCCAAGAAGACTTACCAATTACTGAGTTATTTCCACTTTATTACATGGTCCCAAAAGAGGAGCATCAGTATACTGGACTTGTACAACTTCTTCTCCATTTTGGATGGATGTGGATTGGAGTCTTTGCAtttgaaaataaggaagaacatgTTTTAAAGAAACTGCAGCCATTGCTTTCGATGAATGGGGTCTGTTTAGCTTTTACACAAAAAATTCCACAATATCTGAACATGGAAGACTTGCCTGAATTGTTTAAATCAATCtcaattatttataataaattgaTGGATCAAGAAGTGAATGTTTTTCTTGTCCACGGAGAATCCATTACAATAGTGTGGCTAAGAACTCTCATGTTTCTACGTGATCCTGAAAATAAAGAAAGTGCATTATTTAGGAAGGTTTGGATTTTGATGAATCCCATTGATTTCATCCTGATGGGATTTCAAAGGAGTTGGAATCTCCAGATGTTCCATGGGGCTCTTTCCTTTACTGTGCATTCAAGAGACATTCAGGGCTTCAAAGAATTTATTCAAGTCATCAAACCTTCAACCCACAAAGATGGATTTCTTCAAGAGGTTTGGCAACAAATGTTTGATTGttcattttcaaaaaaagaattatatttaTCTACGATCAATGAAACCTGTACTGGAGAAGAGAAGTTGGAGAATCTGCCTGGTCCTCTTTTCGAATTCCACATGTCTGGCCAAAGCTACAGTATCTACAATGCTGTTTATGCAGTGGCAAATTCTTTGCATCAGGCAGTGAGATCAAAATCCCAACCAAGAGAGATTCAAAGGATTGAATTTCCAAATGTGCTACCTTGGCAG CTCCATTCATTTCTTCAGGGAATTTCTTTTAACAATTCAGCTGAGGAGAGAGTGTTCCTGAATCAGAAAGGGGAAGCCACAGGTGGATTCGACATCACCAATATGATCACTTTTCCAAATAGATCCTTTCAGAGAGTTAGAGTTGGAAAGCTTGTTCCTCATATTCCCAACGTGAATAAGTTTACCATTGATGAAGAGCTGATTGTGTGGCACCCAGCTTTTAACCAG GTACTTCCAATTTCTCTGTGTAATGACCATTGCTCCCCAGGATACTGGAAGAAAGGGTTGGAAGGAAAACAATTCTGTTGCTACAACTGTGTTCCATGTCCAGAAGGGAAGATTTCAAATGAAAACG atatggATGACTGTTTTCAATGTTCAGAAGATCATTATccaaataaaggaaagaaaggatgcATCTTGAAACTGCTGGTCTTTCTAAGTTTTGAAGAAACTTTAGGAATTGGTTTAGCCTCCGCAGCTCTTGGTTTCTTCTTCTTGACATCTTGGGTACTTGGGACTTTTATTAAGCACAAGGATACTCCCATTGTGAGAGCCAACAACCGGTCTCTCACCTACACCCTGCTATTCTCTCTTCAGCtctgttttctctcctctttGCTCTTCCTAGGTCAACCTGGCAATGTGACATGTCTTCTCCAACAACCAACTTTTGGCAACACATTCCCTGTGGCTATTTCGAGTGTACTGGCCAAAACTATTACTGTGGTTGTGGCTTTCATGGCCACTAAACCAGGATCTCAGATGAGGAAGTGGGTGGGGAAAAGATTGGCTTTTTCAATtgtcctctcactctctctcttacaAGTATGTATTTGTATTCTTTGGATGGCAACATTTTCCCCATTTCCTGAGTTTCACATGCACTCAGAGATCCaagaaatgattttaaaatgtaatgagGGTTCAGCTTTCTTCTTCTACTGTGTCTTGGGCTACATGGGTGTCTTGGCCATTGCCAGCTTTATTGTGGCTTTTCTTGCCCGTAAATTACCCGACAGCTTTAACGAAGCCAAGttcatcaccttcagcatgttaGCCTTTTGCTGTGTTTGGAGCTCTTCCTTTCCAGCCTATCTGAGCACAAAAGGCAAAGCTAGGGTAGCGGTGGAAGTTTTCTCCATCTTGTCCTCCAGTGCTGCATTACTGGGatgcat tttTTTGCCAAAGTGCTACATCATTGTTTTCCGGTCTGAACTAAACCACAGAGAACAACTCATAAAAAGAATGCAGTACTTCATGGGTTCTTTCTAG